AGCGACTACGCCTGGCTGCGCGTGCGTCAGGTGCTGGCGGGGCTGGCCTACTGGCTGGCCCTCGCCGCGTTGGTGGCCGGGCCTGCGACGTGGCTCAAGCTGAGGCTGGATGCCTGGCGCGCGCTGAAGTCCCGGGATTTTCTCTACGACCGCCTGTTCCTCTGCTGGCGTGCCTTGGGGCATTGGCTGGTGGCGTACACCGGGCTGTTGGTGGGCGCGTTGGCCCTGAGCCTGGTGTATGAACTGAGCTGGGGCTGGGACCACTTCAAGGCCGGTGGCGCGTTCATGCTGGTGGTGGCAGTGCCGCTGATTGCGGTGCTGTGGGCGGGATGTTTGTTGATCGGGCGTCTGCGCCAGCGATGGCATGCCCTGGATAGCCCGTCCTCGGCGCTTCTGGGGCAACGGATCGGGCGTGACAAGGCCCCGGCCTTGTGGGCGTGGATTGAACAACTGGCCACCGCCACCTGCGCGCCGGTACCCGACCATATCGTGGTGGGCATCGACCAATCGTTTTTCGTCACCAGCGTCAATGTGGTCCTGCAACCGGCCTGCGACTTGCTCTGCGGGCGTACCCTGTACCTGCCGCTGACCTACCTCTCGACCCTGAGCCAGGCCGAGACCGCGTCGATCATCGGTCATGAGCTGGGCCATTTCAGCCGCCGCGATACCGAGCGCGGCAGCGAGATCGGTGCGCAGTTCAGCCTGATGTGCCTGCACTTTGCGTTTATTCGTGCCGAGGATGCCGACCCGGCCTGGATCGAGCGCCCGGCGATCTGGATGACGCAACGTTTCCTGCATTACTTTCAACTGGCGGTGCATCACTGGGGCCGCGCTCAGGAATTGGTCGCGGATCGGGTAGGCGGCAACATCGGCGGTGAGCGCCTGTTCTGCCAGGCGCTGTTACGGGTGATCGCGTTGGACGCTGAAATCGCCACGCTGCTCGCCGAGCGTCACTCCAACCTGATCCAGGCCCTGGCCGACCACCTGAGCCACACGCCGTTGCGCCTGAACGAGGCGGCGCTGGACCATGCCATCGCGCACCCTTTCGATACACACCCGCCGACGGCATTACGCCTCCAGCAGCTTTGCGTAACGCTGGATGAGGCACTGCTGGCCGAGGCCACCCGCGTGCCCACCGAGCACGACCGACACTGGTTCAGCCAACTTACCCGTACGGCGTCGCCGGCTGCCACGCAGCCCGAATCGCCGCCGATACCAACCGTCCAAGGAGAATGACCCATGACCCAACCCTTCGACCCGCTGTCGGATCTCGCCAGCTCACTCAGCCAGGAATATGCCGACTCCCGCGACGCCCAGCGCGAGCGTGCGATGGCCGAACTCGAGCAGGTTATCCAGCGCGTACCCGAGCAGACCGAATTCACCAACTCACGCCGGTACAAGGTGCGCGGCCCGCTGTTTTTGCTGATTGCCCTGGGCTTGCTGGGGTACGGCCTGAATCGCGGGACCACCGGCCTGGCCGTGTGTGCCGCGGTGATGGCGGTTGTGTTTGTATTGATGACTTGGCAGCACCGCAACGCCGGGCAACACGCGTTCATGCGCTTGACCCGCCGCCAGCTGTTTGTGGACACCCTGAGCGCACCGTTGAATCTGGTGGACATTGTCGACGTGTCCGTCGGTGAGGAAGGCTGGCTGACGGTGCAGAAACTGATGTTGCGGCCCGATGCGCCCCTGCCTGTTCATCGCTCCGCGCGACAGCTGTTCGGCAACCAGGCCCTGGCCCTGAAAAAGCCCCAGCCGCAGATCCGCATCCAATCTGCCGGCCTGATGCATGAGGGCGTTACCCTGGATTGCGACCAGGCCGCACACATCCTCGACGCCTATTGCAAAGCCGCCCACGCGCAACAACATCTTGATGCGCTGCGCCAGGGCACTCGGCGCGATTGCTGAGCGGTTGTACGGTGAAAAACGGGTCATGAAATCAGGGGCAGACCACACTTTAGCTAGTGGTGGTCTGACCCCGTTTGTCTGGCCCACGCACGTATGCGATGGGCAAGGCCGAGAGACCGGGCATTTCACATACGCAGTATCGATTCACCGTCCATTCCGCAGGGAGGATCGAATGTGCCATGCCATCCAATCAGCGGGCGCCCAAACGAATCTGCGTAATACCTGGCTTCGCTGGGAATTTGTACCACTCCTCCCGCATAGGCAACGAGCATCAACGTACTCGCTCGATGCTCATTCGCCTCTTGGAAAAGGTTACTGCTGGGCAGCAGAGCTGGGTTGGACGGAACTGTCCACAAGGAGCGATCCTCAAAGCTTGACCGATCCAGTAGAAGAGCGAGTTCACTGTGTCCATGCTCCCGAGCCACCTCAATTGCGGACTTCCCTTTGGCGCTCTGCCTGGCAGCTGAACCACCAAGGCGAATGAGTTCAATGCATGCGGCCTCGCGCCCGAAATAAGCGGCTTGGTGCAAGAATGTCCAGCCGGAGGAGGGCGCCTGGTACAAGCTGCAAAGCCGGCCGAGCAAAGGCTCTTGCATCCACTGCGACATAACGCTGTCCCAGTCTCCATTTTTGGCCTGCTCGTAGATTTGACTTATCAGATGGTTCAGAGCGCTCATGCGTTTACGACCTATGATCGACAGTGTGATTCCAATCGGGATCACGTTGCGCGGGATTATCTACGAGGGAGGTAACGCTGCGACATATCAGTTTTTTCATTTCGCTTCGAAGGGGACGGCAAGACTGCCGATGTAGTCTGCCCCTTTTTTTCTTGCCGATTGTTCAATACGGCAATTCTGTTGTGACTGACGGCCAGGCAATAGGTATGAGCAAATAATTCTGGCCTAATACGCTTTTACCTGTTCAAAGGCATCTGTCCGATGATACGAAGCACTTTCATATTCCTTTTGGCGGCATGCATTGGCTGCGTCCACGCGGCCGAGAAGGTGCCGTTGGAGCGCGAAATCAAGGACTGGATTATCGGCTGCGATAATACACGAGCATGCACGGCCATCAGTGCCGTGCAGCAGCGCGATGACACTGGCTTTTCAACGTTCAGCGTACGAATCACACGTGAAGCCGGTCCGCAGGGCGCCTTGCATGTCGGGGTGTTCAGCTACATAAAACCCCACGGCCAGCCAACACTTGATGACGATCCGCTGAAGTCTCAATTTGAGCCTGGCGAACTGAAAGAAGGCGATACGCCCGAGGTGTTTGCGCTGAACGGCAAGTCAGCCCAAGCCCTGATCACAGAGTTGCGTAACGGCAACTACCTGGTGCTGCCGTTCAAGGAGGATAAATCGTACGCATCGCTAAGCGGGATGAGTGCGGCGCTGTTGCTGATGGACTCGGTTCAAGGGCGGGTCGGCACGCAGGACGCACTGATCTCCAAGGGACCGGCGCCCGCTGGCAGCGTGCCGCAAGCCGCTGCCGCTCCGCTAGCGCCAAGTTGGCAGGCACCTGCCGCGCTGACGCCGGACAAAGCAAAAGAGATCACGGATGCCGTGGTGGTCGCCACGCGCAAGGACTGGCAGGAAGATCTGAATGAAGGTGTCGCGCCAAAAGCCAAAGCGTACGCCCTGAGTTCAGATCAAGCGCTAGTGATCATCGAAACCGGCTGTGGGGCCTACAACTGTTTCTACACTATTTACCAAGCGCCTCTGGACCACCCGGAGCAGGCGCGTGCGGCGCTGATCGCCGAAGTGCCAAACCTGCCGGAAAGAGAGCCCCAGGGCTTCGTAGCGTTTGATCCGGCCACGGGTGAACTAAGCAGTCAGGTAAGGGCGATGAGTATGGGCAATTGTGGCACTACCCTGCGCTGGCGTTACGATGGTAACGGTTTCACCCTGACGCATGCGGCTGAAATGATCCCGTGCATGGGGCTGGATCAAGTGTATTGGCCTGTGCTGTGGCGTACCCAGGCAAGACGCTGATACTGTCGGATACCCCACCATGCTGACGTTCCTGATTGATCCGTGCAGTGACACATTGGCTGCTTTGGACTGGTCAG
This genomic stretch from Pseudomonas orientalis harbors:
- a CDS encoding DUF1176 domain-containing protein, yielding MPLEREIKDWIIGCDNTRACTAISAVQQRDDTGFSTFSVRITREAGPQGALHVGVFSYIKPHGQPTLDDDPLKSQFEPGELKEGDTPEVFALNGKSAQALITELRNGNYLVLPFKEDKSYASLSGMSAALLLMDSVQGRVGTQDALISKGPAPAGSVPQAAAAPLAPSWQAPAALTPDKAKEITDAVVVATRKDWQEDLNEGVAPKAKAYALSSDQALVIIETGCGAYNCFYTIYQAPLDHPEQARAALIAEVPNLPEREPQGFVAFDPATGELSSQVRAMSMGNCGTTLRWRYDGNGFTLTHAAEMIPCMGLDQVYWPVLWRTQARR
- a CDS encoding M48 family metallopeptidase, whose translation is MGRFARWSWPLMMLLLPLVLMGWASVQGGRVDDVLRETQGMGSDYAWLRVRQVLAGLAYWLALAALVAGPATWLKLRLDAWRALKSRDFLYDRLFLCWRALGHWLVAYTGLLVGALALSLVYELSWGWDHFKAGGAFMLVVAVPLIAVLWAGCLLIGRLRQRWHALDSPSSALLGQRIGRDKAPALWAWIEQLATATCAPVPDHIVVGIDQSFFVTSVNVVLQPACDLLCGRTLYLPLTYLSTLSQAETASIIGHELGHFSRRDTERGSEIGAQFSLMCLHFAFIRAEDADPAWIERPAIWMTQRFLHYFQLAVHHWGRAQELVADRVGGNIGGERLFCQALLRVIALDAEIATLLAERHSNLIQALADHLSHTPLRLNEAALDHAIAHPFDTHPPTALRLQQLCVTLDEALLAEATRVPTEHDRHWFSQLTRTASPAATQPESPPIPTVQGE
- a CDS encoding ankyrin repeat domain-containing protein, producing the protein MSALNHLISQIYEQAKNGDWDSVMSQWMQEPLLGRLCSLYQAPSSGWTFLHQAAYFGREAACIELIRLGGSAARQSAKGKSAIEVAREHGHSELALLLDRSSFEDRSLWTVPSNPALLPSSNLFQEANEHRASTLMLVAYAGGVVQIPSEARYYADSFGRPLIGWHGTFDPPCGMDGESILRM